GGCCGTGCCCGGGTCCTTCTCGCGGACTTCGAGCAGCAGCCGGTCGCGCAGCACGTCCTGCGCGGGGCGCGCGGCGGCACCCGACGCGACGGAGGACGAGGACGCGGTGAGGACCGAGTCCCGGGGCGCGCCCGACCAGTTGACGCGGGTGACCGCGAGGGTGCCGGACAGCACCAGGACAACGGGCAGGACGAGAGCGAGGGAGCGGCCGATCCGGCGGGCCGGGCCGCGCCGCGGCAGGGGTTTGGCGAAGTGCGTCACGGCTGTGAGCGTAGCGCTCGGTGGTGATTTGGCGACATTTAGTCACCCTCTAGGGGGACGAAATGCCCGAAAATTCTTGGCGGGAGTTGACGACGACGGTGAAGTCCCCTGGAGGCACCGGGGTTTGGCGGCGGGCCTACCGAACCCGGCCGGCCAGGCGAGGCGAGGGCCCTGGACTCTCCGCTCCGGGCGGGCGAGGGCGCGGCGCGCTGGCTCCGGGCAACGCGAGGGGCCCCGCACCGGCACGGTGCGGGGCCCCTCGGCCGAGTGGACCGAACGCTGGTCGCCCAGGGCGCCAGGCGGCTCGGTTGCCCGGTCGCTCAGTCGCTCAGGCGCTCGCCGGAGGACGTGGCGAACACGTGCGTCTCGCCGGGCCGCGGCACGACGTGCAGCTTGGTGCCCTTCTCGGGAACCTGGCGGCCGCCCACGCGGACGACCAGGTCCTTGGTCTCGCCGCCGACCTCGGAGGTGCCGTACACGTAACCGTCGGCGCCGAGCTCCTCGACGACGTTCACGTTGATGGCGAGACCCGCCGGGGCGGAGTCGGAGTCCTTGGAGAGGGATTCGGCGGCCTCGCCGTTGTGCTCGACGACGTCGAAGTGCTCCGGGCGGACGCCGACCGTGACGGTGGTGTCGCCCTTGTCGGCGGCGGCCTTGAGGGCGTCGCGGTTGACCGGCACGACGGAGTTGCCGAACTTCACGCCGCCGTCGGTGATCGGGACCTCCACGAGGTTCATCGCGGGGGAGCCGATGAAGCCGGCGACGAAGAGGTTGGCGGGCTTGTCGTACATGGCGCGCGGCGAGTCGACCTGCTGGAGCAGGCCGTCCTTCAGCACGGCCACGCGGTCGCCCATCGTCATGGCCTCGACCTGGTCGTGGGTCACGTAGACGGTGGTGATGCCCAGGCGGCGCTGGAGGGACGCGATCTGCGTACGGGTCGAGACGCGGAGCTTGGCGTCCAGGTTGGACAGCGGCTCGTCCATGAGGAACACCTGCGGCTCACGCACGATCGCGCGGCCCATCGCGACACGCTGCCGCTGACCGCCGGAGAGCGCCTTCGGCTTGCGGGCCAGGTACTCCGTGAGGTCCAGGATCTTCGCGGCGTCCTCGACCTTCTTGCGGATCTCGGCCTTCGGCACACCGGCGATCTTGAGGGCGAAGCCCATGTTGTCGGCGACGGTCATGTGCGGGTACAGCGCGTAGTTCTGGAACACCATGGCGATGTCCCGGTCCTTCGGCGGCAGGTGCGTCACGTCGCGCTCACCGATGCGGATCGAGCCGGAGTTGACGTCCTCCAGGCCCGCGAGCATGCGCAGGGAGGTGGACTTACCGCAGCCGGACGGGCCGACCAGGACGAGGAACTCGCCGTCCGCGATCTCGATTTCGAGGCTGTCGACGGCGGCCTTCTCGGAGCCCGGGTAGACCCGGGTCGCCTTGTCGAACGAAACAGTTGCCATGGCGCGTGATTCCCTTCACCGGCAGGAACGTGCCGGACGATCCGAGTAAAGGGGCGACCGTGCCGGAGGGGCGCTCCGCCGCGGCGACCACTTGTGAGGTTGTGACTGCTGTGTCGCAGTAAGACGACCGCACTGGTGTAGGCCATCTGTGCGAACGTGAACCGGACGTTACATGCCGGTCATGCGTTCTGTCAGCACTCCGTCGACCATGAACTTCGACGAAATTTTCGACGGGCCCACCTCCCGGGCTGGGTACACTGCTCGGGCTGCCTCCTTAGCTCAGATGGCCAGAGCAACGCACTTGTAATGCGTAGGTCGTCGGTTCGAATCCGACAGGGGGCTCTGGCTCTGACCAGGTAATACGGTGCGAACAAAGGGCCCCGCGGAGATCGCGGGGCCTTTTGTGGCGGGCGAACGGGAACGCACTGGGAACACCGCGTCACGCAGCGTCCCCGTCCCGGTTGGGCGCGCCCTGCCTGCCCTCGTCCCTCTCGCCGGCCTCCTGCCCTCCCCTGCCGGCTCCGGCCATCCGGGTCGGGCAGCTCGCCGGCTCACGGT
The nucleotide sequence above comes from Streptomyces sp. TS71-3. Encoded proteins:
- a CDS encoding ABC transporter ATP-binding protein, producing MATVSFDKATRVYPGSEKAAVDSLEIEIADGEFLVLVGPSGCGKSTSLRMLAGLEDVNSGSIRIGERDVTHLPPKDRDIAMVFQNYALYPHMTVADNMGFALKIAGVPKAEIRKKVEDAAKILDLTEYLARKPKALSGGQRQRVAMGRAIVREPQVFLMDEPLSNLDAKLRVSTRTQIASLQRRLGITTVYVTHDQVEAMTMGDRVAVLKDGLLQQVDSPRAMYDKPANLFVAGFIGSPAMNLVEVPITDGGVKFGNSVVPVNRDALKAAADKGDTTVTVGVRPEHFDVVEHNGEAAESLSKDSDSAPAGLAINVNVVEELGADGYVYGTSEVGGETKDLVVRVGGRQVPEKGTKLHVVPRPGETHVFATSSGERLSD